A genomic stretch from Perognathus longimembris pacificus isolate PPM17 chromosome 5, ASM2315922v1, whole genome shotgun sequence includes:
- the Tagln3 gene encoding transgelin-3 has product MANRGPSYGLSREVQEKIEQKYDADLENKLVDWIILQCAEDIEHPPPGRAHFQKWLMDGTVLCKLINSLYPPGQEPIPKISESKMAFKQMEQISQFLKAAEIYGVRTTDIFQTVDLWEGKDMAAVQRTLMALGSVAVTKDDGCYRGEPSWFHRKAQQNRRGFSEEQLRQGQNVIGLQMGSNKGASQAGMTGYGMPRQIM; this is encoded by the exons ATGGCTAACAGGGGCCCCAGCTACGGCTTAAGCCGGGAAGTACAGGAGAAGATCGAGCAGAAGTACGACGCGGACCTGGAGAACAAACTGGTGGACTGGATCATCCTGCAGTGCGCTGAGGACATAGAGCATCCACCCCCTGGCAGGGCGCATTTTCAGAAATGGTTAATGGACGGGACG gTCCTTTGCAAGCTGATAAACAGTTTATACCCACCAGGACAAGAGCCTATCCCCAAGATCTCAGAGTCAAAGATGGCTTTTAAGCAGATGGAGCAAATCTCCCAGTTCCTAAAAGCAGCAGAGATCTATGGCGTGAGGACCACTGACATTTTTCAGACAGTGGATCTATGGGAAG GGAAGGACATGGCAGCTGTGCAGAGAACCCTGATGGCTCTAGGCAGCGTTGCAGTCACCAAGGATGATGGCTGCTACCGGGGAGAACCGTCCTGGTTCCACAG GAAAGCCCAGCAGAATCGGAGAGGATTTTCTGAGGAGCAGCTTCGCCAGGGACAGAACGTAATAGGGCTGCAGATGGGCAGCAACAAGGGGGCCTCCCAGGCGGGCATGACGGGCTATGGGATGCCCAGGCAGATCATGTGA